GGGCGACGAGGGGTTCATCGCGGCGAGCGAGGGCTGGGCCGAAGTGTCGGGCATCGCGTGCGAGGGATCGGGCAGCGTGCTGGCGATCGGCGATTGCGTGGTGCCAGCGCACGACCTGCGGATCGCGGGGGGCTATGACGACAGCTATAACCTGACCCCGGCGCGATTGCTGCGCAACATGCTGCAGCTGGGCTATCGCGGGCCGGTGATCCATTATGTCGGGATGAGCCATTATTTCCGGCTCGAGCCCGCAGGGGCGGGGCTGTATGTCAGCTTGGGCGGCGGGGTGCTCAATGCGCCGACGCTGGCCTGGCATCGCGACTTTGCCGCGCGCGCGCACGCGCTTGGGTATGAAATCATCTGGTCGCTGAGCTATGAATTGTTCGACGCGCATTGCTGGAACGACTGGAAGCAGCGTGATTTCACCGGCGCGCCGGCGCTGACCGGATGGGTGCCGCCGTCGACCTTGCTGTCGCCCGCCAATGCTGGGGCGATGGGGTATTTGCAGCAGGTAGCGCAGGCATTCGTGGGGATCGCGGTCGCGGCGGGGATGCCGGTGCGGTTCCAGGTGGGCGAGCCGTGGTGGTGGGTGACCCCCGGCGAGCGGCGACCGTGCTTGTATGACGATGCTGCAAGGGCGGCGCTGGGCGAGGCGGCGGTGATCGAGGATCTGCGCGCGCCGCTCGATGTCGGGCAGTTGGCGTTGCTTGATCGAGCGGGGGCGATGCTCGCCGCGTCGACCGCGGCATTGTGCGCGGCGGTGAAGGCGGTGGCACCCGATGCCGAGACCTTGCTGTTGGCGTATCTACCGACGGTGCTCGACGCACAGGCGCCCGAGGCCAAGCGCGCGAACCTGCCGGTCGGCTGGGCCAGGCCGGCGTTCGATGTGCTGCAGCTCGAGGATTATGACTGGGCGGCGACTGGCAATGCGGGGGCAAGTGCGCGCGGGGTGGCACTGGCGCAGGCGCGGCTTGGCTATCCGGTGGCCGAGCAACATTATCTGAGCGGCTTCGTGCTGCGGCCCGAGGAAGCGCGGCAATGGCACGCGATCGACGCCGCCGCCGACGTCGCCAAGGCGCGCGGGGTGGCCGAGACCTTTGTGTGGGCGCTGCCGCAGGTGCTGCGCGACGGATATCTGCATTTCGGGCAAGGGGAGGACGCGATGACGCCGTTCGACGACGTGCTGTTTCCGCTGGCGCTGGGGGCGCAATGCGAGGTCGCGCCCGAGCTTTCGACGATGGTGATGACGAGTGCCGGCGGGCATGAGCAGCGCAATGTCGGTTGGGCGCAGCCGCGCACCCGCTATGACGTCGGGCCGGGGGTGCGATCGGAGGAGGATATTGCCGCGTTGCTGGCGTTCTTCCGCGCGCGAATGGGGGCAGCGCGGGGGTTTCGGCTGCGCGATCCGTTCGATGCCGGGGCGACAGGCGAGCGGATCGGGACTGGCGACGGGCAGACGGTGCGCTTTGCGTTGGTCAAGCACTACGGCGAGAATGTCCGGCGGATCACGCGGCCGGTGGCGGGCAGCGTGGTGCTGCGCGTCGGCGGGGTGGCGACGCAGGGCTTCAGCGTCGAGCCGGGGGGCTATGTGACGCTCGATGCCGCGCCGGCGGCGGGGATCGCGGTGGTGGCCGATTTCGCCTTCGACGTGGCCGTGCGGTTTGCAGAGGATGTGCTGCGCGTCAATCGTGCGACGTTCCTGGCGGGCGAGGCGCCGTCGGTGCCGCTGGTCGAGATCCGCGAATGAGCTGGCTGCAGGAAAGCTGCACCACGATCGCCTTTTGCTGGCGGGTCGAGCGGCGCGACGGGGTGGCGATCGGGCTGACCTCGCATGATCGCGACCTGCTGGTCGAGGGGCTGGTGCATCGCGCCGCGCCGGGGATCGTGCCTTCGGCGATCCGGCGGAGCGACGGGCTCGATGTCGATAGCATGGAGGTGGCCGGCGTGCTGAACCATGCGGCGATCGGCGAGGTCGATTTGCTTGCCGGGCGATGGGACGGCGCGCGGGTGGCGCTGTTCGCGGTCGATTGGACCGATCCGTCGCGACGGGTGGCGCTGGGCGAGGGGATGATCGGCGCGATCGAGACCGGCGATGGCAGCTTCAGCGCCGAATTGCGCGGAGCGAGCGCGGCGCTCGAGCGGCCGGTGTGCGAGGTGACCTCGCCCGAATGCCGCGCCGAGCTGGGCGACAAGAGATGTCGGGTGGCGATGGCGGGGCGGCGCAGCTTTGCGCGGGTGGTGGCGAGCGCGGGCAATGCGGTGACGCTGGATGCTGCGGGCGAGGGGCTGGGGAGCGGGCTGCTGCGCTGGTTCGGCGGCGAGAATTGCGGGCTGGAGGATGCGATCGATACCGCCGCGGGCGCGGTGGTGACGCTTCGCCACGCGCCGCGGCTGGCGGTGGCGGCGGGCGATCTGGTCGAGTTGATCGAGGGGTGCGACAAAAGGTTGGAGACCTGTGCCGGGCGGTTCGGCAACGCGGCGAATTTCCAGGGCGAGCCGTTCCTGCCGGGGGTCGATTTGCTGACGCGGTATCCGGGGGCATGAGCGCGGTCGCGGCGGCGGCGCGCGCATTGGTGGGGGCGCGGTTCCGGTTGCACGGGCGTGATCCGGCGATGGGGCTCGATTGCGTGGGGGTGGTGGCGGCGGCGTTGGCGCGGGCTGGGGCGCAGGTCACGGTGCCGCAGGGCTATGCGATGCGGACGGGGGATGCCGATCGGGTGGCGATGCTGATCGCCCGCGCGGGGCTGGTGCGGGTCGAGCGCATGGCGGCGGGCGATGTGGTGCTGGTGCGTAGCGGGCCGGGGCAATTGCATCTGGGGGTGTGGACCGGCGCGGGGCTGGTGCATGCCGATGCGCATTTGCGGCGGGTGGTCGAGCGGCCGGGGGCGGTGGCCTGGCCGGTGGTGGGGGTGTTTCGGTGGGGTGGGGCGACCGCGAGTGCGGTCGCTGCACCCTCACCCAGCTCCGACTAGGGCCGCGTGAAGGACGCGACCCAAGTCTGCGCAACCCTCTCCCGCTCGCGGGAGAGGGAATGGGGGGATATTATGGCTACGTTGGTGCTGACGACGGTGGGCGGGTTGCTCGGCGGGCCGGTGGGGGGTGCGATCGGGGCGCTGGTGGGGCGGTCGATCGATGGGGTGTTGCTGCGGCCGGGGCGGCGCGAGGGGCCAAGGCTCAGCGAGCTGGCGGTGCAGACCTCCTCCTATGGCGCGCAGGTGCCGCGATTGTTCGGGACGATCCGGGTGGCGGGCAGCGTAATCTGGTCGACCGAGCTGATCGAGACGCGCACCAGCGAGGGGGGCGGCAAGGGGCGGCCGGGTAGCGTGCAATATAGCTATGCCGCGTCGTTCGCGGTGCTGTTGTCGGCTCGGGCGCTGCTGGGGGTGAAGCGGATCTGGGCCGATGGCAAATTGCTGCGCGGGGCGGCGGGGGACTTCAAGGCGGCGACCGGGTTCCGGCTGCACCTGGGCGATTCCGACCAGCCGGTCGATCCGCTGATCGCCGGCGCGGTGGGGGCGGCGCAGTGTCCGGCGTGGCGCGGTCATGCCTATGCGGTGTTCGAGCAGTTGCAGCTCGCCGATTTCGGCAACCGGATTCCGTCGCTGACCTTCGAGGTCGAGGCCGATGTCGGGCCGGTTACCGTGGGGGCGGTGGCGGGGGCGCTTGGCGAGGTGGGCAGCGAGGCGCTGGTGCCGGTGCTGGACGGGTTTTCGGCGCATGGCGGGTCGACGCGCGCGGTGCTCGAGACGCTGGCCGGGGCGACGGGGGCGTGGTTCGCGCCGGTCGGCGACGGTATCGCGATGCGCGGCGGCGTCGGGGCGGCGCGCGACGTGGCGGACGACGGGGTGGGCGGTGCGCGCGCGGCGCGGTCGATCGCCGCCGCCGACCAGGCGCCGCGGGTGCTGACGATCGGCCATTACGACGCGGCGCGCGACTATCAGGCGGGGTTGCAGCGCGCGTCGCGGCCGGGGGCGGGAACGCGCGAGCTGCATCTGGAATTGCCCGCGGTGCTCGACGCCGCGACCGCCAAGCAGGTCGCGGCGGCGATGCTGGCGCGCGCCGATTCGGAGCGCGGGCGGCGGCGGGTGGCGCTGGGATGGGACGCGCTCGACATCGCGCCGGGCGACCGCGTGCGGGTCGCGGGCGAGGACGGGTTGTGGCGGGTCGCCGAATGGGCGCTCGAGGGCAATGGCGTGATGCTCGAGCTGGCGCCGATCGTGGTAGCGAGCGCGCGTGCTTCGGCGTCGTCGGGCGCGGTCGTCGCGGCACCCGACCGGGTGCATGGCGCGACGGTGCTGGTCGCCGCCGAGCTGCCGCCGGGCGACGGCGCGCTGCTGGCGCAGCCGCGGGTGACGATCGTCGCGGGCGGCATCGGGGCCGGGTGGCGATCGGCGACGCTGATGCTGGCGAATCCGGCGGGCGAATGGACGGTGGCGGGGACGACTCGCGCGCCGGGGGTGATCGGTACGATAGTGGACGCGCCGCGGCCGGCGCGCGCGACGATCGAGGATCGCGCGCAGTCGATCCTGGTCGAGCTGGCGCATGGCGAGATGCTGTTGCGGCATGCCGATCGCGGGGCGCTCGATCGCGGGGCCAATCTGGCGCTGGTGGGGGACGAATTGATCCAGTTCGGTGCGGCGGTGCAGGAAAGCGCGCGGCGCTGGCGGCTGTCGCGGCTGTGGCGCGGGCGGCTGGGAACCGAGGGGGCGATCGCGGGGCACGCGCCGGGTGAGCGGTTCGCGCTGCTGGCGCCCGAGAGCGTGGTGACGATCGACCTGCCGCTGTCGGCGATCGGCGGGACGATCCGGGTGGGCGCAGTGGGGATCGCTGATGCAGCCCCGGTCGAGCTCGTCGTGCCGGTGACGGGGGCGTCGGTGGTGCCCCCCGCGCCGGTGCATCTGCGGGCGCGAGCGAACGGCGGCGGCGTCGCGCTGCGCTGGACGCGGCGGAGCCGGGCGGGGTGGCGCTGGATCGACGGGGTCGATGCGCCGCTCGCCGAGGAGGCCGAGCGCTATGTCGTGCGCGTGGCCGGTGCCGAGCTCGCGACGAGCGCTCCCGAGGCGGTGGTCGTGGCGCCAGCAGAGGGGTGGCGCGCCAGGATCGCGCAGGTGGGAACCATCGGCGCCTCCAGCCCCAGCGAAATCAGCCAAGGAGATATGCGATGACCGACGATTCGACCGACCGGCTGGGCTTGCCGTTGCTCCATGCGGGGCAGGCGCAAAAGGAGATCACGCATAACGAGGCGCTGGTGCTGCTCGATATGATCGTCGCGGCGGCGGTGGTGGCGGTCGGTACGCTGGTGCCGCCGGTCGATCCCGTGCCGGGCGAATGCTGGATCGTGGGGTCGGGCGCGAGCGGGGCATGGGCGGGGAACGACGGGTCGCTCGCCGGCTGGACGGCCAATGGATGGCGCTGCGCGGCGCCGCGCGAGGGGATGCGCGCATGGTCGATCGCCGACGCCAGCGAGGTGGTTTATTGTGGCGGCATCTGGGTGGTCGGCGAGGTGACTGGTGCTGCCTTGCGGATCGATGGGCAACAGGTGGTGGGGCCGCGCGAACCCGCGATCGATGGGCCCGCCGGTGGCGAAACGATCGACCTGCAAGCCCGGGTTGCGGTGGACAACGTGCTGGCGGCGCTGCGCGCTCATGGTTTGATCGCAACGGCTTAAACTGTGTCGTTCCAGCAACAGTCGAGCTTTTGTTTCGCTTGCCCTGAAACCAACCCGAGTATAGGGAGTTTGCGCTGTCCGTAGTGACAACCGAGAAAGGGGATTTTTTATGCGGAAGATTGCCGTAGCAGTGGCGCTTGCGTCCACCGCACTGAGCACTCCCGTCCTGGCCCGCGATGGTGCGTGGTATGTGGGCGTAGAGGGCGGTGCAATGATCGTCGAGGACTTCGAGTTCGACCTCGCCGACACTGACACCAACGTGCTGACCACCGATTCGGCCTATGGCTGGGACGTTGACGCACTGGTGGGTTATGACTTCGGGGCGTTCCGCCTCGAAACCGAAGTCGGCTATCGCCGTGCGAATGCCGACGCGCATCAGACTTCGGTCGCGCTCGCAGGCCTTCCTGCTGGCAACTACGAAGGTGCCGGCGCAAACGGTCGCGCATCGGCGCTTAGCTTCATGGTCAACGGCCTTCTGGACTTCGGTCCCGACGACGGCATCCAGGGCTTCGTCGGCGGTGGTGCCGGTGTGGCACGCGTGAAGTTCGAAGATTACGGTATCGGTACCGTCAATCTGCTGGACGACAGCGACACCGTGTTCGCATGGCAGGCACTGGCGGGCGTCCGCGCTCCGCTGAGCGAAAATGTCGACGTCTCGCTGAAGTATCGTTTCTTCAACGCAGACAACGTCAACGTGATCGCAAACACGGGCGCTTCGCTCGATACGCGGTTCCGTTCGCACAGCATCCTGGGCGGTCTGATCTTCAACTTCGGCGAGCCTACCCCGCCGCCGCCGCCGCCTCCCCCGCCGCCCCCGCCGCCTCCTCCCCCGCCGCCGCCTGAAGCGCCGGTCGAGCAGGTCTGCACCCCTGGGCCGTACATCGTGTTCTTCGAGTGGGATCGCTCGGACATCACGCCGGAAGCGTCGAGCATCCTCGACAACGCCGTGTCGGCCTATCAGAGCTGCGGTAACGCGCAGGTCATGCTTGCCGGTCACGCCGATAAGTCGGGTGCCGCTTCGTACAACGTCGGTCTGTCGCAGCGTCGCGCTGATGCGGTCCGTTCGTACCTGTCGGGCCGTGGTATCGCAGATACCGCGATCTCGACCGAAGCATTCGGTGAAGCACAGCCCCGCGTCGACACCGCCGATGGTGTGCGCGAGCTGCAGAACCGTCGCGTGGAAGTCACGTACGGTCCTGGCGCCGGCATGTAATTGCCAGTTTCCCTGGAGTTTCCAGGGAAGCGACCAGAAAATCGGGGAGGTCGGGCAACCGGCCTTCCCTTTTTTTGTTCGGAGCCCGCGAAGCCGCTGCCTGCGCGGGCTTTCGTCACCCCTAGCGCTCGCCGCGCGGGCGTCGTAATGCGCGGCGATGAGCACGAAGACGGTATCGGTCACCCAATCACCGCTGATCGAACACCGTTCGCAGCTGGTCGACTATTTTGCCGGCGGCGAGAAGCCCGCCGCGCGTTGGCGCATCGGCACCGAGCACGAGAAATTCGTGTATCGCACCGCCGATTGCCGCGCCCCCAGCTATGACGAGCCCGGCGGCATCCGCGACCTGTTGATGGCACTGACCGAATTCGGCTGGACCCCGGTCGAGGAAAAGGGCGTGGTGATCGCGCTGGCCGGCCCCGACGGGACGGTCAGCCTCGAGCCCGCGGGCCAGCTCGAGCTATCGGGCGCGCCGCTGGAGAATCTCCACCAGACCTGCGCCGAGACCGGCCGGCACCTGCAGCAGGTGAAGGCGGTCGGCGACAAGCTCGGCCTGGGCTTCCTCGGGCTCGGCATGTGGCCCGACAAGACGCGCGCCGACCTGCCGGTCATGCCCAAGGGGCGCTACAAGATCATGCTCAACCATATGCCGCGCGTCGGCAGCATGGGGCTCGACATGATGCTGCGCACCTGCACGATCCAGGTGAACCTGGATTACGCGACCGAAGCCGACATGGTGCAGAAATTCCGCGTCGGGCTAGCGCTGCAGCCGCTG
The genomic region above belongs to Sphingomonas qomolangmaensis and contains:
- a CDS encoding DUF2460 domain-containing protein — encoded protein: MGHWLAAARGVQAGGTVSRFDPRYWSVNFPRPMMASVVTTAADALRVDCVFYRRGDLAGLIWESEDTHDHPLLRYETDRDYRRCRLRFRWRSGGVVALDAVNGPTLTIEGRDAAGVARAWYVRLWNYAVGSPEDAMVTIDFGNVVGGYRLPDDADPVFAGDVDRMFVSLVPPGFVEGDEGFIAASEGWAEVSGIACEGSGSVLAIGDCVVPAHDLRIAGGYDDSYNLTPARLLRNMLQLGYRGPVIHYVGMSHYFRLEPAGAGLYVSLGGGVLNAPTLAWHRDFAARAHALGYEIIWSLSYELFDAHCWNDWKQRDFTGAPALTGWVPPSTLLSPANAGAMGYLQQVAQAFVGIAVAAGMPVRFQVGEPWWWVTPGERRPCLYDDAARAALGEAAVIEDLRAPLDVGQLALLDRAGAMLAASTAALCAAVKAVAPDAETLLLAYLPTVLDAQAPEAKRANLPVGWARPAFDVLQLEDYDWAATGNAGASARGVALAQARLGYPVAEQHYLSGFVLRPEEARQWHAIDAAADVAKARGVAETFVWALPQVLRDGYLHFGQGEDAMTPFDDVLFPLALGAQCEVAPELSTMVMTSAGGHEQRNVGWAQPRTRYDVGPGVRSEEDIAALLAFFRARMGAARGFRLRDPFDAGATGERIGTGDGQTVRFALVKHYGENVRRITRPVAGSVVLRVGGVATQGFSVEPGGYVTLDAAPAAGIAVVADFAFDVAVRFAEDVLRVNRATFLAGEAPSVPLVEIRE
- a CDS encoding NlpC/P60 family protein — translated: MSAVAAAARALVGARFRLHGRDPAMGLDCVGVVAAALARAGAQVTVPQGYAMRTGDADRVAMLIARAGLVRVERMAAGDVVLVRSGPGQLHLGVWTGAGLVHADAHLRRVVERPGAVAWPVVGVFRWGGATASAVAAPSPSSD
- a CDS encoding DUF2793 domain-containing protein, with the protein product MTDDSTDRLGLPLLHAGQAQKEITHNEALVLLDMIVAAAVVAVGTLVPPVDPVPGECWIVGSGASGAWAGNDGSLAGWTANGWRCAAPREGMRAWSIADASEVVYCGGIWVVGEVTGAALRIDGQQVVGPREPAIDGPAGGETIDLQARVAVDNVLAALRAHGLIATA
- a CDS encoding DUF2163 domain-containing protein, which encodes MSWLQESCTTIAFCWRVERRDGVAIGLTSHDRDLLVEGLVHRAAPGIVPSAIRRSDGLDVDSMEVAGVLNHAAIGEVDLLAGRWDGARVALFAVDWTDPSRRVALGEGMIGAIETGDGSFSAELRGASAALERPVCEVTSPECRAELGDKRCRVAMAGRRSFARVVASAGNAVTLDAAGEGLGSGLLRWFGGENCGLEDAIDTAAGAVVTLRHAPRLAVAAGDLVELIEGCDKRLETCAGRFGNAANFQGEPFLPGVDLLTRYPGA
- a CDS encoding phage tail protein codes for the protein MATLVLTTVGGLLGGPVGGAIGALVGRSIDGVLLRPGRREGPRLSELAVQTSSYGAQVPRLFGTIRVAGSVIWSTELIETRTSEGGGKGRPGSVQYSYAASFAVLLSARALLGVKRIWADGKLLRGAAGDFKAATGFRLHLGDSDQPVDPLIAGAVGAAQCPAWRGHAYAVFEQLQLADFGNRIPSLTFEVEADVGPVTVGAVAGALGEVGSEALVPVLDGFSAHGGSTRAVLETLAGATGAWFAPVGDGIAMRGGVGAARDVADDGVGGARAARSIAAADQAPRVLTIGHYDAARDYQAGLQRASRPGAGTRELHLELPAVLDAATAKQVAAAMLARADSERGRRRVALGWDALDIAPGDRVRVAGEDGLWRVAEWALEGNGVMLELAPIVVASARASASSGAVVAAPDRVHGATVLVAAELPPGDGALLAQPRVTIVAGGIGAGWRSATLMLANPAGEWTVAGTTRAPGVIGTIVDAPRPARATIEDRAQSILVELAHGEMLLRHADRGALDRGANLALVGDELIQFGAAVQESARRWRLSRLWRGRLGTEGAIAGHAPGERFALLAPESVVTIDLPLSAIGGTIRVGAVGIADAAPVELVVPVTGASVVPPAPVHLRARANGGGVALRWTRRSRAGWRWIDGVDAPLAEEAERYVVRVAGAELATSAPEAVVVAPAEGWRARIAQVGTIGASSPSEISQGDMR
- a CDS encoding OmpA family protein, producing the protein MRKIAVAVALASTALSTPVLARDGAWYVGVEGGAMIVEDFEFDLADTDTNVLTTDSAYGWDVDALVGYDFGAFRLETEVGYRRANADAHQTSVALAGLPAGNYEGAGANGRASALSFMVNGLLDFGPDDGIQGFVGGGAGVARVKFEDYGIGTVNLLDDSDTVFAWQALAGVRAPLSENVDVSLKYRFFNADNVNVIANTGASLDTRFRSHSILGGLIFNFGEPTPPPPPPPPPPPPPPPPPPPEAPVEQVCTPGPYIVFFEWDRSDITPEASSILDNAVSAYQSCGNAQVMLAGHADKSGAASYNVGLSQRRADAVRSYLSGRGIADTAISTEAFGEAQPRVDTADGVRELQNRRVEVTYGPGAGM